The window ACAATAGATCCCATTCATTTTCAATTTAATGTGGGAAAGACTAAAGCTGTTGTATTTGCTGGACTCCGTAGTCAAAATCCAGGAGTCATCACTATTGCGAATGCAATTTTTGGTTCGGACCCACCAATCAATCCCGATGTTCTCACAAAAGCATTCTAGTTGACAAGAAAGTTGTGGATTACCTCTAATCACAATTCTGGTGGGATAGCAATTGaaaagttatttcaaaatatAATTGATCTACAAATAGTTATGGTATGGTTCTGTTAACTGTTTGTGTCACATAAATAAGTAATTCTGACGACTGGTTTCCCTCTCTATTTTAGTGTGATGTATTATTGGATGAGGATATGTCATGGCTTATAACAACAAACCTAGTCTATTTTCACAAGAGGAGTCTAGGAAAGGTAGTGCGTACGcacgtacgcagaccttacccctaccttgtgaaggtagagaggctgtttccgatagaccctcggctcaaagaaaCAAGATATGTTAtggaataaaaataattttattgtttGTCGCTTTGGAACAAAGTACAAGTGGGGAAAAAACATGGCATAGTGCTTGTGAAATATAGGAAGGctattttatttatcaaaatccaCCTCTAGAGTTTATAATCACCTGATGGTATAAAAGCTTTTTATACAATCATGTCATTTCTAAAATACTACGAGCAGGAGCAGATCCTGTTTTAAGCTTCGAAATATCTAATAATTTGTAACTCATGTTTAGCGAGGCTGCAATCAAGGGGACAACAAATCTTTAGAAGCATTAGTTCCAGAAGAATACCACCTACAGCAAGAAACAACTTATTTATACCATTTTACAGGTACAATGAAGGGTGcagcaattttttatttttcaattatcaactTTGAAAATCCTTGAGCTGTAATCACTGACTTCGCAATACCACTAATCAAAATCCAGCATTTAGATGCAGAAAAAGAGAAACTCCACTCCATAATCTACCTTCTCTCTGTTTTGTTGGAAACAACAGTAAGTGACTTAGTGCAGCTTTACAGCTTGAGATAACATGGATAAAGTCATAACAACTATTGACAGTATGACATTAGGCTAATGTTTTTACATAGTAGtactaatttctttttttttttctaagaaAACGAATGGAGAACAAGAAACAACATGTTACacaaagaacttattaaatcGGAGTAATATCAAAACTAAGATAAAAGGTAATAAAGGGAAAGTGAAAAAAGAAATGGCCTACCTCCTTTAAGATTCAAAAAACCGACACAAATGAAATATCTACCTCCCAAGTCCTACAAGCATTTTCACAATCCTCTCTGCAAGGAAATGCAGAAGAAACAGATTATGAGAGGATAAAAAGCGGGCACAAGACCAGTTTGGCCAAGATATAATTTATGAACCAGGCAGTGGCAGACGCAAGATTTTGCACAAGTAGTGTCGGACTATTGTCGCGATTTGTCTTGTAAGAGGGTTGGACCTGGGACTTTTGGTGGTTTTAAGGTTTTGTTTTCAGTCTAAAATTGATAGTTACATCATATTATTTTCAAGCAGTTTCAAGCTATTGTATGTatacttattatttttttcatttttttcttttcatgaaGCGGTGTCAGATGACACCCCTTAATAAAGAGTATCTCCGCTATTGGAATCAAGATCTTCAGTTTTCTTACGCTTGGCTGCAGGCTCATCAGTAACCTTAAGGGTGCTAAATGCACGTACTGCTTTGGTACCCAAAAGAGGCACATGCTTACCAGTAATCTTGCGACCTGCCCTGAGTTTTGGGCCCCAATGCTTTTCGGGATTAGGAAGGAAACGAGCAACCTTCTTAGCCTGTGCCTTGCTAAAGGATGCAACAGCCCGAGCAAAATTAGCCTGAAATGAACATGAAGCAACAAGTTCCAGATGTAAGACCAAAAGAGGACATATCAGCTGACGTGTTCCGAAGAATCTAAAGATACAGTGAACTAAAGAACAAAGTGAGCTACAACACAAGTAGACAAGTGTAAATAGGTGTACGCATATTTGTATGGCTATGGACATTGCTAAGTTTCTTAATGCATATGTTGTTATTTACCTGAATCCATTTGACCTCACTGATATGAATATATGACAGCAAGTTTGACATTAAAGAAATTCAAACTTAATTAGAATCATCATAACTTTGTAACGAGTTTGAAAGAATGAGGAAGCAATTCTTGTTAGTCGCACTCAGATGATGGCCTAACATTTGAATTCTTGTAatgctgcactcagatggtggccTAACATTTGAATTTTTGTAATGCCGCACTCAGATGATGGTCTAACATTTGAATTCTTGTTAGTGCCGCACTCAGATGATGGCCTAACAATTGAATTCTTGTAATGCCGCACTCAGATGATGGCCTAACATTTGAATTCTTGTTAATGTCGCACTCAAATGATGGCCTAACATTTGAATTCTTGTTAATGCCGCACTCACATGATGGCCTAACATTTGAATTCTAGTGAAACAGAAGTCATAGGAGACTTCAGTGAGTCAACAAACTTGACCAGAACAGTTGAAGAATGAGAATACAAAACTTGGTCTTTATTTTATGCTCCTAACTAGCTTTGGAATAGTATATATTTTACAAATTCAACAACCTAGGATACGAGACTTTCCTACTACAAAGCACAAAACAACAGTGGAAAAAAAGATAAAGCATAAGCGTTCTGGCACGGTAGCAGTAAATAGCTAGGGAAACAAAAGGCCAAAATTCACCTGCAGAACAGGTTCCTTAGCAAGAATCATACTTCCAGCCTGGTTAGATGGTTGAGCTTTCACAGGATGATTTTTGACCTGCACATCGAATTTTATTAATTCTTCCACTATAACATGGAGAACAAGCAAATGGTTGCCCATACAATTATCAGATTAGGCTCTACAAGAGAAACAATCTGACACAACTCAAATTACTATGCAGAAACTATAAGTTGCAATGAAGTGTTAGGAGTTACTTCTCCTTTATTGTTCAGGGctactttttcttttgtttgttattttctcttttctccctaatttttttttaacaagtATTTCATTCATCAAGAGAAGAAACCAAACTCAAAGATGGTGCTTGGCATTACATAGTCTGGCAACCCtctaaacaaaaacaaaaagaagggtTCCCAtctctacttttttttttctttcctatttTTAAGGCAAGAAACAGAGCTGACGGAAACAAGCAAACAAGGTACAGTTACCCAGCAGCGCATGATATCCCAAATGGTATGCATAGGAGCATCTGTTTTCAATCCCAAAGGATTCACATGAGTCCCCGATATGCGATATCCAGCATTGATTACAGCAGAGCGAAAGATAATTGCTGAGGgagaagtgcatttcagtgttgcGGAGATATTGTGCAAACTCAGAAACAGAGGAATATCAGGTAATTCCTGCAAAAAATCACACTTCACTATTTAAGAATCCAATAAGAAGTCAAGCAGATCAGAAGCTCCCCTCCCCCAAGATAACCATTGAAAGTGTTTCTCCATCAATATGGCCTGCTATAAACAAGTGGTCACCAGGAACCACTGCTTTCCTCAAAGATTTTGTACAATGAGCATAACAGCATAAAAAGTAATGTCGTCACTATAATCAGGGTATatatgaaaacagaaaataaaagtttaaaaaaCAGAAGTGACGATCAATTATAGGCAAACCACACCTCTGAAATTGCTGTCAGCACAGCACAGATTCGATCATAAGCTGGATACTGTTCCTTCATTGATTTCACATCAGCAAGTATGGCAGCTACCCATTCTTGATCATGGATGGGCGCAGACCATATCGGTCCACCCATATTGAATTTTTTTCCACAATCACTGCACTCTTGAGGAACAGCTGGGCCAAATCCGGGGTGGTATCTGAGGCTGTTATCCTAAAGAAGCTGAATTCAATATAAATGAGAGTATCCACTAAAGTGTAAAAAAATATCTCATGAGGACTACTTATTAACAAATTCTATGTAGTATGAACAGAACCCATGATCTAAAGAAAAAAGGAGATGCCTTCTCCACTGCATGTGTAACTGTCTCGAGGTTTCCTACAACTTTCTCTCAACTAGCAGACGAACTATCATTCCGCCGAAGGAACCATTATTCTTAATCTTCACAATAGACCAAGAAACAAAGCAGGTAAGCAGTTTTAATTGTTTAAACAGTTCTAATATGTACAGCATTCTCTTTCCTATGATAGGACTTTCAAACAAGGTCAATTCATAAATCAAGTCAAGTACTATTCAAGTCCGTCAAAGGAAAAAAATAGGATTTTCATGATTCATCTACTTTGTTTGACGGTTTTGAATAATACTACTTAATTTGATTTATGAATTAACCTCTCTTTTCTCTTCAATTTCTCTCCATTCTTTCTCCTTTCACCCTTCTCCTCTTCTGCTAATACATCAAAAAGTAACAAGAGTTTAGGGGTGAGCAGACTGCAGGTTTTAGTTGGTCGTGATATGTATTCATTGAAACAAAATTTTAAGTAATGGATAGAAAAGATAATGACAGAAAATGCATCGAAGAATTATAGCAATTCTGCTTGTAAACTAACGCACTACAGAGAAATTTCCTTTCTGACCTACTAAAGCCAATGTCAGCACAATCAGCAGATGAATTTGAGCTAATAACTCATGGTAACAATGAACAATACCATGAAGTTTCAGGGATCTACATCTTTAGGAACTTCTTTCAACTATATCACCTATGTATCTAGGCCAATGTTTGAGTATGAGCTGCTCAGTCCAGCACAGGCAGTTGTACAAAGAAGATACAGCAGAGATTTGAATTGGATGCAAACCTTTGCGATAGTTCTTCCGACTGGCTGAAGATGGAAAGAATCACAACCAGTGCACTGATAGACATATGAGAGCTTCAGAGGAGTATTCTTCATAGCACTTGCTGAACTGTACACAATGAATTGAACTCTTTAAATACCCTGACAGAAACCTATGCAATATGGGCTAGCAGCTAAAGTATAATGGAGAAACTCGTACCTATAGATACGAACAAAAACACGTACATAGAAGTCCATCTGAACAGATAATACTGGAACAATATATCTTTTGTACCGATTTGCATGGCTCTGATGTGAAATTAGAAATAACAATGAAATAAAACTTAATCAGATGAATTGAAAATAATAATGGTACAaaattgttattcacttttaaaaATAGAGAAACAAAAACGAGAATACTACTAATTAAGTACATGCTTAAGTGCCAGGTTTTTCCTCCCTGTTGGAGTAACTTCAATATCCTATATTGAAAAGATAATGATAAGGAATAGACACGAAAGCTTCCACAAAGCAAGTACCTCGATGCAGGCAAGAAGGATCCGCAAAGCCATTTCATGGCAATATTTCCCTCTCAAAGGATAGGAGCCATATCTAGTTGCACAAGTAAGATTTGTTCAATGATGAATAAAGTTAGATAATGCCAGAAGCAAGGAGAAATATGTTGGTTACTTGGAATAGCATACTTCTCCATTTCCCCCACATAGCACTGCCAAATCAGTAGCAGTACACATTAATATTCCCCCGTCTACAACTGATTGAACAGCAGAATCCAAGAACAGAGATGGTGATCCATAAGGATCAAGATCAACCTGCAATACAGTAAGCAGAAATATAAGAATGATAGTTCATTTGTGTAGATGAATTAGTCAAGCTTCTTTTTGAAGATATAACTAACTGGGAACTAGAAATTATCCTAAGTAATGTTGCTCATTACGGGCAACTACTAGATGCACCTCTACATAAAAGGTCATTTCCATTGAAGAATGTAAAAATTCAATAGCTTATGTTATAATCCTACCACATCAAATTCTTTGGGATGGGTAAGCATATAAACTCGAGCATCCGCAAGGTGGGACTCCAGCTTTGAGCATGCCACAGGACCATTGAATCTTATGTTTCTCCTGCAAGCTTCAACAGAGACTGCAAAGGGAAGAAACGTGACAATCTCAAATGGTGACAGAACACACCTTTATATTTGCAAAATCTGAACTCTTGATATCTCGTTTTATACATATATTAGTTTGTGGACAAGTTTAACAAGATCTATCATTTACTGACTACATAAGATGCTCTGAAAACTTTTTTCGCAAGATAAAGATCCtctcataaataaataaaattttaggaATCCACTTTGTTCGACCCACCCAAGTTAACAAACCAGTACTTAGCATCAAATGAAGAAGTTCACACACATGTCTGACTACATAATAAGCATTTATTCTAATCAGATGCTCAGACTTAAGCTAAACCTTGTGAAACTATTCTACTGAAACATTCTTAATTCTCTTTGCTTTTTATGTATAACATTCTCCTATTTCTTTAATCCAACAGTGCCATAGCTTCTCTCCCTTTTCCTCATATTTTCTTTCCCTTGGTTAAGGAATGAGGGCAAGGTGCAACAAGACTTGCTAATTCGATGGAATCACCTTTATCATTGTCAAGGGCCACAACTTGACCAATTCCTTCTACTTCACGTGCATATCTTAAAGCCCTCAATCCAGAAGCTGAAAGAGCCTgttaaataaaattgaaaaaacaaaTCTTAATCATTGTAAATTTCTGCTTTTAAGTCTTACTGAAGACAGATTGAATAACCAGTAAGCCGTTAACAATCAACAGAAAGTGACCAAAAACCTCAAGAACTCGTGCTGGCTTCAGCTCTTCTCGATCTTTTTCCCGTAGATTTCTGGTCGGCGCCCCTGAGATGCTACATGGTTCATCCGAGGACATCTCTTCCAAGAGTTCATATCCATCATTGAATTTTCCATTATAGTGCACAGAATCAGCTGGAGGTTCCATTTCAGAAACTGATTCATCTGGTACTTTAGGGCCAGTCTTCACTCGTCTGTCCAACATTGATTCATGCTCCAGCTTGCGCTGTGATATAAAGGTCCTCAAAACAGCAATAGACATATCTCTATTATTCACCTGGTGTTAATAGATTTAAACTATCAGATCGTGATATCCCAAAGTGAAAAAGATGAGCTGCATTATGATGGCTACCACAATCCTTGAAGGTTCCAGCgtaaattaaaaagtaaaaaggaTACATACTCCTTAAGATGCAATTGTATATCAGTAAACACAAAAACAGAAAAGTAATTACATGCATTTTCTCTATTACCAAATAAATACCACAACTTATGTAATAGATTCACTTAATGCCCAAGGAGATGGCCGGGTTACTTAGGCATAGGAGTAACAACCTTGAAATCTCAGGTTCAAATCCTATTTACAACACTCATAACTTCAACACTAGTCCATTTGCTCCTTCATTGTTATTGGGTAGCTTTCTCCTATATCGGAGCTTGTGACAAGCTGACTGGTGGATTAGTCAAGGTGCAAACCATCCGGCCCAAATACCACAGCCATTAAAAGAAATCCAAAAACACTATCACAACTTAACCATGCTCTTGCTTCTGTACCACCAAAACCACACTTCCCATGTCGTGCCCTAAAAGAATGATTAAAATCTTTGTCCTCCGTTATTGATAAGAATTTACTTATAATAACGTTGCAAGTgaatgtaaatatttttaacaGTGACAATGTAGGGCAAACGATCATGTTCATCCTCAGTGTATTAAATACTCCGCCCTTGGTTCAGAAGAGTGTGCTTGAATGACCTTTTTGTGCATGTGGCCTCTATGTGAATTGACCTCTCTCTCCTGAAGAATGTGATGCCAGAGAGTCCATTGGAAAAATAGAAAGTCACCCTCTCTCCCAAATCTCTCACCATCTCATATGTTACACCACAAGAGCAGCTATTCAATGTCGTAGATGTTGCAACTTCTAGTGCCATACATTATATCTCTCACTTGAGACTTCTCAATATACAAAAAGTTTCTTATATGTTATAACCACTTTCAATAAGAAGTATACTTTCACAATCTCAATTGTCAAAACAGGTATGAGGTCAAAGGGCAGGTATTCATAGATAAGcgcccataaatcttttaataataCCCATAACGAGATTGGAATGCCGTCCACCTAGTACAACAAAAGAAACAGAAGAAGCTATGCACAAGTAGGGGTGGCAGACGAGCGGGTCGAAAACAGGTTATgcaaaaaacggataaattatctgaCCCGACTCATCTTTAACAatgataaaaaatgggttaaccagcggataatatggatatccatactATCCATAGCTTCTTGAACATGATCACTTTTGGTAGAATTCCTAGTCTCctaaacttgaggaaccccaatttgaggcttaTAAACGTAAAagctaaacccattagttatccattttctaaatggataatatagttcttatccatatttgacctgtTTTAAAagagttcattatccaacccatttttaactggataatatgggtggataactgttttcttttaaccatttgcCACCACTACGCATAAGTAATGACCTCTTTGGCAAAACATCAAGCAACTATATGACATGATGATTGCAATAGTCACCTCGCCAGCTATAAGCTACTTACAAAGGTCACAAAAAATGCCCACAAATGTATTGTTGGTTCTCGGCTAGAGAAGACACAGCAGTGAGGATTTCCCTGAATCTCTAATGCTAACCTGGAAGGCTATAACCAAGAATAATTGCAGCTATAGACTAAACACAATGTCTTATTCTTGCAACAGAAAATCacaaaacaatttaaaataatttaattgctTGGCTATTCTGCCAGTTTGAATCCCAGAGTGGTACTCAATGCCCGACCTCTTAATTTGATGAAAAGATTTGAACTTCAGCAATATCTTTCATCTTAACTCAAGCTCAAAGCAGTGGCGGATGAAGCATATCATCTACGGGTTCAACCAAAACAGTATTTTCCGCACGGATTATAGATACATATGTGAAAAATCATTAAATTTTTGAACCCATAATTTCTAAAGTGTAATGGGTTCATTGATAAAAACCTAAAGGTTGAACCCATCAAACTTAAATCGTACATCTGGCTCTGACTTAAAGGCAATGACAATTCAATGATCATGTCGTCAAATTGATAATGGGAAGAAATCACACAAGCACATCCTTTTTCTTGTGAAACCACAAATGTACTTATACTCCATCCGTTCCATAAACAATGACACATTTTTATATCTTAAAACACTTTGACATGACCTTCTCATTTTACCCGTAATGAGAAGCTTTTACATCCGCACAAAGGTTATGATATGTTTAAGACCACCAATTTTAAAagtcttcctttctttctcttagccGAGTCAATCTATGTAACATAAATTGAAACTGAGAAAGTGCTACTACAATAGCATCGGCTGATGCAAGTGTTAATCAGAGTATATGCCCAAACTTACTACCTTCCCTTTGACCTCCACATAtatagttaaaaaaaaaatttacacaTACTCTTtctatcccaatttatgtgaagcactttcctttttctttgtatGTGATACATTTCTTCATTTAGAAATAATTAACTTTAAACTCCGCATGTTACACTTAACGAGACTATTTATATTTATAACCACACATGTCTGTGACTTGTTTTAAACCACAATTTTCACAGTGATGAGACGGAGGAAGTACTTATTTTTACCAATTTCGCACCCCACAATAACAAATAAGTAATAGGTCCAGCTATTGTATTTTACGCATTTAAAATCTTGAATTAAAAGTTCTAAAAAAAGACCTGGGTTTTGTTGTAAAAGACTTGATTTTTGGAATGCATAAGAATCTCAGCTTCTCCTTCTTTGATGATGGTGTAATCATTGAGGTCAAAGGAAGTGTCTTTCTGCTGCTTCTCGTCATCCCCTGTTTTCTCCTTGTCCATTGATGGATTGGGATTTTTCTGTTTTAAAAAACTTGAAGGGAGAATCGGTATACGCAGGGCGAACAACTTACCTTCAAGAACCTTAAACCCCTACTTCCACTCTCACTCtatgaagaaaaagagaaaatgtaGAAATGGTACCTTTTGTTTGGGTAAGTTCAACATGGTCCTTTAGTTCAAATTGAATATAAAAATTTccatttgaattttttattttctgattGAAGAGGTGATAATCCAAATTCAATTGAAATAATCTCGGATTGGATTTGATTTTTTAAGTTCGATTTTGAATAAATCGGTTAGAATATTTCggattttaattttgaaattataagttgAGTTGTTTCTTTTTGACAAAAATGAACATCGAAACAAAGTATTCATATTAAATTGCCTAACAAATTACTCATTTTCACCACAATCATCCAATAGAGTATTCAAGTAATAAAATTATTATCAACGAAATTATTCTATTTTTAGTAATTTGGAACAcatcaattttttattttaactttttctttaataatattttcaatATATCATTTCACATGATTAAAACTAAGCAATTTCGGTATGTCGTTATGAAATATTCCAGCAAATAATACTTTGAATGTCAATTAGAAAAGTAGCAGAATAAGAATATGTGTATGGTTTTCTCTCGTGAACGAGTTGAATTAAGAGTAGGAATTTTAGTTTATTAGGAAGTTGTACAGTAAAGGTTAAGTAGCTGAAGATATATCTTATTATTATTTGATATTAAGAGTAATACAAACTTTAGAGGAGAAACTCCGCCTTCTATCTAAAAAAAACTCTATTGCaatccccccctccccctccccctccccgaAGCTCTCTAAACACCTGTTGCATGTCTACATCAGACACGGAGATGGAGATGGAGATGGAGATGTCCACAATTTCCCCAAAACCTCCAGATATTGAATCTTACCCAGCATGGTAATCTTCTACATACGTTCAAAAATAAACTACTAGTAGGGGAAGAAGGGATTGACATTGAAATAAACCCAGCCCCGTTCGCGCTAGATAGCGCACCAAACAAGGCAATAGCAAATACCCAGGAGACTGGGTTGACTTGACTATCAGAGAAAAAAAGGTTGCGCTTCCCAAGGAGGATCTAAATTGCATATACCAACCATAAAAGttttcaataattatcaaactACAAGGCAAAACAATTTTCcatcaaataataaaaatgaaagtCCAAGAACCGTGCAAAGTGAATCAAATCTTTTCCCTAATTGATTTAGGAGCAGATTATTTTGTTGCAAAATTCCAAAAACATGAAAGCATGACATCTGCCCTACAAAATGGACCATGGTTTATATTTGGCCACTTTCTATCATACCAAAGATGGAAATCAAATTTTGTTGCAACGGAAGCCAAACAGACACTGACAGTAGTATAGCTCCGTCTCCCACACATACCAACTGAATTTTATGATGAAATTATACTACAAAAAATTGGAAATTCAATAGGAAGACTAATGAGAATTGATGCATGCACATCGGCTATCCCGATAGGACGTTATGCTAGACTATGTGTTGAATTGCCATTGCATCAACAGGTTGCACAAATTATTCTCATCACGGACTACAAACAACAAATAGTATACGAACGTCTTGACAAGGTATTTGCCAATGAATAGTGGATCCAGTTTTATTCAAATGCatcaattatttatttacttaaaaCTCACTCGGACCATAATAATTGTTAGTCAATCTCATTCCTAAACAAAGTCATCAATACCTAAAGCCTTTCCGTCTTGAACCAATTTGGTATGGTCACCCTAACTTCCATAATATAGTAGCAAGTAGCTGGTCAAATAACTCTTTCACCAGTGCCACCCCAATCTTTAGAGACAAAGTTCTAGCCTAGAAAAAAAAAGTATTCGGTGACATCTTCAGAAACAAAAAACATATCCTTGCTAGGTTCGAGGGCATTCAACTATCTCCCTCGTATCCCACTAGTTCTTACCTCCAACAATTGGGAATCTCCCTAAAACTCGATTACAATAATATTCTAAAACTCGAAGAAGACTACTGGAAACTACGGTCTAGAATTTATTGATTAAATGACGGAGACGCTAACACAAAATTCTTTCAAATTATAGCTACCaacaggaaaagaaaaaaaaatcttctaatTTAAGGATGATAACAACTCTTGGATAGATGACCCAACCATTTTGGATCATAGTTATCACTATTTCAAGAATGCTTTTACTACATCCCATAACAATTCGAACTGGAATAGCACTGAAAATGGACCTAAAAGTTTTAATCATATTGACCTCTCCTCTCTAGACAACCCCATCACTACTGCTGAAATTACTAAGGTATGCTTTTCTTTTAAACCTTATAAAGCGCATGTACCTGACGGCATGCGccctttcttctttcaaaaatactGGGATACTGTGGGGCAATTAGTGATTCATTTATGTCAAGAAGCATTCAAAAATGGATCCCAAATGATATCAATGATATCTTTCTTTGCCTAATCCCAAAAATCCCTAATGCTAATAATCTAAAAAAAATTAGACCCATAGGTGTATCTAACACTATATACAAGATTATtatcacgccccgaacttggggagcgcgaccggcgctcaactgagatatctcagtcaagcaagcctacttgatgcctcCTACCCGAATTAACCTATGAATCAAGTGAAGGTGCATACCATTCATTGAACAATGAGAGGATTTCATAAATAACACGAATTTCATTgtcattagttacttcatttataattcacaaaatacattatatattcatagtttagaagtggaaacaTGTGATATATCTACAACATTTctagtttaatttttaaaatcaCGATACaaccacactatgtctatggagcctctatctGATACAAAAGAGTATTGTGATGGTGCCGGCAACAGGGCCCCGACTTTACCTCAAAACAATATATATAAGAGACAAAAGATACAAGACCCcgatatgaagtggggctcaccaagtcagctgagaagaGGGTATACGCTATCACTGATCGATGTCGCCTGCtgaggaaccacctgcatccattaaagatgcagcgcccctgacAAAAGGGGTGTTAGTACATGTAGAATAATAttagtatgtaagactaaacaccctctcaatgaaTCGAGTAACAGTACAAGGAAACATGGAATCAATGAGAGCCTCAAACAATATTAGAGCATCAAGTTAAGAGAacaataatttttcaagtaaacATCGATATTTTTAAATTGGgggatctttagtaccgatacaccaccgtgcttttagcatggagtccgatctc is drawn from Nicotiana tabacum cultivar K326 chromosome 22, ASM71507v2, whole genome shotgun sequence and contains these coding sequences:
- the LOC107831243 gene encoding tRNA (guanine(26)-N(2))-dimethyltransferase 1; the protein is MDKEKTGDDEKQQKDTSFDLNDYTIIKEGEAEILMHSKNQVFYNKTQVNNRDMSIAVLRTFISQRKLEHESMLDRRVKTGPKVPDESVSEMEPPADSVHYNGKFNDGYELLEEMSSDEPCSISGAPTRNLREKDREELKPARVLEALSASGLRALRYAREVEGIGQVVALDNDKVSVEACRRNIRFNGPVACSKLESHLADARVYMLTHPKEFDVVDLDPYGSPSLFLDSAVQSVVDGGILMCTATDLAVLCGGNGEVCYSKYGSYPLRGKYCHEMALRILLACIESHANRYKRYIVPVLSVQMDFYVRVFVRIYSSASAMKNTPLKLSYVYQCTGCDSFHLQPVGRTIAKDNSLRYHPGFGPAVPQECSDCGKKFNMGGPIWSAPIHDQEWVAAILADVKSMKEQYPAYDRICAVLTAISEELPDIPLFLSLHNISATLKCTSPSAIIFRSAVINAGYRISGTHVNPLGLKTDAPMHTIWDIMRCWVKNHPVKAQPSNQAGSMILAKEPVLQANFARAVASFSKAQAKKVARFLPNPEKHWGPKLRAGRKITERIVKMLVGLGR